In the Helianthus annuus cultivar XRQ/B chromosome 11, HanXRQr2.0-SUNRISE, whole genome shotgun sequence genome, one interval contains:
- the LOC110890628 gene encoding uncharacterized protein LOC110890628 isoform X2, protein MSSPPPPNPLPTTTTTPNFLQPQKHSHPPIYQTFYNPQHSNSRPHHQQPPLPVSGYPYTVNRPHGFLNSDQLVKVNPLSAPLQQTLVGGAPTVSANTKVVGQSSVAFDNSLREKNGDDAFIVIRDRKVQISEGTSLYAQCRSWLKNGVTLEKQYPDGVKSLPKPLPASTVEARKEDDLELEEENPENVDHLSAKELLQLHVNHAKKVRARLRNQRLQRIERYKDRLALLLPAVADQQPKNDPAS, encoded by the exons ATGTCATCTCCACCCCCACCAAACCCcctccccaccaccaccacaacccccAATTTCTTGCAACCCCAAAAACATTCACACCCACCAATCTACCAAACCTTCTACAACCCCCAACACTCCAATTCACGACCTCATCATCAACAACCACCTCTTCCGGTCTCCGGTTACCCTTATACGGTTAATCGCCCACATGGGTTCTTGAATTCGGATCAATTGGTTAAGGTTAACCCCTTGTCTGCCCCTTTGCAACAAACCCTTGTGGGTGGTGCTCCTACTGTTTCTGCAAACACAaag GTTGTGGGTCAATCATCGGTTGCTTTTGATAATAGCTTAAG GGAAAAGAATGGAGATGATGCCTTCATTGTTATTAGAGATAGAAAG GTTCAAATTTCAGAGGGCACTTCTCTTTATGCACAatgccgctcatggttgaagaatgGGGTTACTTTAGAAAAACAG TATCCGGATGGTGTCAAATCTCTTCCAAAGCCACTGCCTGCATCAACGGTAGAAGCTAGAAAGGAGGATGACCTGGAATTAGAGGAGGAG AATCCCGAGAATGTCGATCACTTGTCTGCTAAGGAGCTGTTGCAACTGCATGTTAATCATGCGAAGAAGGTTCGAGCGAG ATTAAGAAATCAACGGCTACAAAGAATCGAAAGGTACAAAGACCGTCTTGCTCTACTCTTGCCAGCGGTTGCGGATCAACAGCCAAAGAACGACCCTGCATCTTGA
- the LOC110890628 gene encoding uncharacterized protein LOC110890628 isoform X1 has product MSSPPPPNPLPTTTTTPNFLQPQKHSHPPIYQTFYNPQHSNSRPHHQQPPLPVSGYPYTVNRPHGFLNSDQLVKVNPLSAPLQQTLVGGAPTVSANTKVVGQSSVAFDNSLREKNGDDAFIVIRDRKVQISEGTSLYAQCRSWLKNGVTLEKQPQYPDGVKSLPKPLPASTVEARKEDDLELEEENPENVDHLSAKELLQLHVNHAKKVRARLRNQRLQRIERYKDRLALLLPAVADQQPKNDPAS; this is encoded by the exons ATGTCATCTCCACCCCCACCAAACCCcctccccaccaccaccacaacccccAATTTCTTGCAACCCCAAAAACATTCACACCCACCAATCTACCAAACCTTCTACAACCCCCAACACTCCAATTCACGACCTCATCATCAACAACCACCTCTTCCGGTCTCCGGTTACCCTTATACGGTTAATCGCCCACATGGGTTCTTGAATTCGGATCAATTGGTTAAGGTTAACCCCTTGTCTGCCCCTTTGCAACAAACCCTTGTGGGTGGTGCTCCTACTGTTTCTGCAAACACAaag GTTGTGGGTCAATCATCGGTTGCTTTTGATAATAGCTTAAG GGAAAAGAATGGAGATGATGCCTTCATTGTTATTAGAGATAGAAAG GTTCAAATTTCAGAGGGCACTTCTCTTTATGCACAatgccgctcatggttgaagaatgGGGTTACTTTAGAAAAACAG CCACAGTATCCGGATGGTGTCAAATCTCTTCCAAAGCCACTGCCTGCATCAACGGTAGAAGCTAGAAAGGAGGATGACCTGGAATTAGAGGAGGAG AATCCCGAGAATGTCGATCACTTGTCTGCTAAGGAGCTGTTGCAACTGCATGTTAATCATGCGAAGAAGGTTCGAGCGAG ATTAAGAAATCAACGGCTACAAAGAATCGAAAGGTACAAAGACCGTCTTGCTCTACTCTTGCCAGCGGTTGCGGATCAACAGCCAAAGAACGACCCTGCATCTTGA